From the genome of Virgibacillus siamensis, one region includes:
- a CDS encoding PH domain-containing protein, translated as MEKKITKEVTEIFFTSKKDATYSLIFWGTVVFVFFSILLSFSLTVPGIIIGIIGLMAIGFMLWIWFGTGYRIENHVIKIKNGPFRSEIAIQDINSIGKTKSLMATPALSVERLTLRYGKYSEMLLSPKNEKEFVELLLAKNPQIKLIEKTS; from the coding sequence GTGGAAAAAAAAATAACGAAAGAGGTGACCGAAATATTTTTCACATCAAAAAAAGACGCTACCTATTCCTTGATTTTTTGGGGGACTGTTGTCTTTGTCTTTTTTAGTATCCTTCTTAGTTTTTCGCTAACTGTACCCGGTATTATCATTGGAATTATTGGTTTAATGGCTATCGGGTTTATGCTATGGATATGGTTCGGCACTGGTTATCGAATAGAAAACCATGTTATAAAGATTAAAAATGGACCGTTTAGATCAGAAATCGCCATACAGGATATAAATAGTATCGGTAAAACAAAAAGCCTTATGGCAACACCTGCTTTATCGGTCGAAAGGTTGACGTTGAGGTATGGCAAATATAGTGAAATGCTGTTATCCCCCAAGAATGAAAAGGAATTCGTTGAGTTGCTGTTAGCCAAAAATCCTCAAATAAAACTGATTGAAAAAACATCATAA